The window GAAAATGAGTTTAACACAGgctacatacaaacacatacacatactcatGGATAAGTTCAGTAAGACTACTTAATATGACTAATTGATAGTTGAGTAATGAATTTGAGCAGTTTCTGCTGACAGTTAAAGAGTGATGAAACCATACTTAAATCTCACAGTAAGTGTCAACCTCTACATATGAAAAGGATGGACATGGGACTGTAAATAGacttgcaaaacaaaaaaaccccataacAGCCCCCAGTCTTAAGATATAGCATATCTAATTTCCCTGTTTCTCAGTGTTCGGATGTAAAACACTTCTATATTTACCTTTGTCATATTTTGTAAGAGGCATTGATAGAACACatcaatatctttatttatataattacacaaaaagatagaaaacattGACAATGTATTGTTCCACAGTTTATCAGCTTGTAAATGCATGGAGTGAAAATTGTCACAATCAAAGTCACATGTATAATCATCTTTTacaacagaacacacacacacactatatatatatatatagatatagatatggCCTCACTGTGCACtagaagcattttttttcatcaacatTTTGCTCATTCTGCGCCAGATACAGATACTATGAAATGTATTATCATAATAGTTCTAGGACTGAGACAATGGGGTGACCTGAGGTGGTGGAGCTGTGGTAAACTGATCCACAGACAACAGCGGCAAAGCAGCATCACTTTGTATTGGCCTCAGCTTGGTATTCTGGGCCTGAGGTTTAAATTTCAGTGGGTTAATTTCTGTGGCCTGAGGATCCAGGAGAGAAACACCCTTGGCCAAATCCATGGTGTCCAGCCTCAGAAGCCCAGACGACATCATCACTTCTCTTCTATGTGTAGAGGGAAATGACTTCCTCAGCAAGACATCTGCCTCATTTCTCTTCTTTGCTGGCTGATCCTCATAACTGGTTGATGGCTTTGATGAGTTTACTGTCCACTTAGTTTGTTGCTTGTTACATCTTGGTTCTAGTTTGGATAGTCTATGTGGTTTCTTGTAGTCTGGTTTTGTGTTGCTGTTATCTAAGATCTCATACTGAGGAACGATGCAGTGTCGAGGCAGACAGGAATGATCAAGCTTCGGTATGGATTGGTAGTCCTTAAGCCGATGTAATGATCCAGTCATTTGGTTATAAACGGACTGTGCTCTATGTTCACCCTCTGcctctttgtcctttttttttgatgaacGGGGCGGTGATGGCAGAAATTTGCTTGCAACAAGCTTGGGAGGTAAATGatcttgctgttttttctttcgATTTATTTGC is drawn from Thunnus albacares chromosome 2, fThuAlb1.1, whole genome shotgun sequence and contains these coding sequences:
- the LOC122994716 gene encoding uncharacterized protein C2orf81 homolog encodes the protein MPRSAAKSRADKGGRRSSVKVTTPPVQDLEVEDIIPGRLTQVQWTDMLIQEDTEDVVGEIMEELLSKVMEGCFKADIKRQLAPFSTSWAKSYLIQTLERQFLCQDEGEGPEEAFKTEDSEPMPATPDAWAQGCFPIVYPTPSSKPTSQQETDIGQAPGQTEPRTNQQCNVMAQTNSSPKQSDKEISPSTPVSDRRYKVLSPHSPLQINRKKKQQDHLPPKLVASKFLPSPPRSSKKKDKEAEGEHRAQSVYNQMTGSLHRLKDYQSIPKLDHSCLPRHCIVPQYEILDNSNTKPDYKKPHRLSKLEPRCNKQQTKWTVNSSKPSTSYEDQPAKKRNEADVLLRKSFPSTHRREVMMSSGLLRLDTMDLAKGVSLLDPQATEINPLKFKPQAQNTKLRPIQSDAALPLLSVDQFTTAPPPQVTPLSQS